In a single window of the Prochlorococcus marinus str. AS9601 genome:
- a CDS encoding site-specific integrase, whose product MNLIQEINNVNDKFATQGSKLKIEKRGEKLNIRGSLPSKEDNNNFKIQRISLGLNADISGLEEAKKKLQLINLQLELNQFDWINWIGNPYKKQIKDGSEFPNRLNQFEEFFFKENKSDFRTSTRKTTWKSSYKPYMKRILNIYNDYENESLERIFQKTLESYKEGSRSRKQCATSLSVLAKFLEIKLPEDWKLNSRGYGLNKAGFRDLPKDELIVKLWETIPNKSWKFVFGLMATYGLRNHEVFFCDLSSLTNFGDKIIRVLPTTKTGEHQVWPFHPEWVEKFELSKLGENPELLPNINTDLKITTLQNIGKKITDQFKRYSLQIKPYDLRHAWAVRTIFYDLPDTVAARMMGHSVSLHTQTYHHWITKRDQQQAVNNALLKVKRAKNI is encoded by the coding sequence ATGAACTTAATTCAGGAAATTAATAATGTCAATGATAAATTTGCTACTCAAGGAAGCAAGCTTAAAATTGAGAAGAGAGGAGAGAAATTAAATATTCGTGGTTCACTACCCTCCAAAGAAGATAACAATAACTTTAAAATTCAAAGAATATCTCTTGGTTTAAACGCTGATATTTCTGGATTAGAGGAGGCCAAAAAAAAATTACAATTAATCAATTTGCAATTGGAATTGAATCAATTTGATTGGATTAACTGGATTGGCAACCCTTATAAAAAGCAAATAAAAGATGGTTCTGAATTCCCAAATAGATTAAATCAATTTGAAGAATTTTTTTTTAAAGAAAACAAAAGTGATTTTCGAACCAGCACTAGAAAAACTACTTGGAAAAGTTCTTACAAACCATATATGAAAAGAATCCTAAATATTTACAATGATTATGAAAATGAATCTTTAGAAAGAATATTTCAAAAAACACTTGAAAGTTACAAGGAAGGTAGCAGAAGTAGGAAACAATGCGCTACTTCTCTTAGTGTTTTGGCTAAGTTTTTGGAAATTAAACTACCAGAGGATTGGAAATTAAATTCTAGAGGATATGGTCTGAACAAAGCAGGATTTAGGGATCTGCCTAAAGACGAGTTAATTGTGAAACTTTGGGAGACAATCCCAAACAAATCTTGGAAATTTGTTTTTGGTTTGATGGCTACATACGGATTAAGGAATCATGAAGTATTTTTTTGTGATTTAAGTTCTCTAACTAATTTTGGGGACAAAATTATTAGAGTTTTACCTACTACTAAAACTGGGGAGCATCAAGTTTGGCCATTTCATCCTGAATGGGTTGAAAAGTTCGAATTATCAAAACTTGGTGAAAATCCAGAACTACTACCAAATATTAATACAGACCTTAAAATTACAACTTTACAAAATATTGGAAAAAAAATTACAGATCAGTTTAAGCGTTACTCTTTACAAATAAAACCTTATGATCTAAGGCATGCATGGGCAGTAAGAACAATTTTTTATGATTTGCCTGATACTGTTGCTGCCAGAATGATGGGACATTCGGTTAGTTTACATACTCAAACTTATCATCACTGGATTACTAAAAGAGATCAACAACAGGCAGTAAATAATGCACTTTTAAAAGTTAAAAGAGCTAAAAATATTTAA
- the hemH gene encoding ferrochelatase — MDKIGVLLMNLGGPERITDVGPFLYNLFSDPEIIRTPFPVFQKPLAWLISTLRSTTSQQAYLSIGGGSPIRRITEQQARELQSKLRDKGLNATTYIAMRYWHPFTESAIADMKADGIDQVVVIPLYPHFSISTSGSSFRELKKLRDADDEFKRVPMRCVRSWFSQSGYLKSMVELISEQISLCELPSKAHIFFTAHGVPKSYVEEAGDPYKQQIEDCSLLIINELEKCLGHTNPHTLSYQSRVGPVEWLKPYTEEVLADLGRSNVNDLIVVPISFVGEHIETLQEIDIEYKEIAEKAGIKNFRRVKALNTHPTFIEGLSDLVISCLEGPQVNLEEASKLPEKVKLYPQEKWQWGWNNSSEVWNGRVAMIIFLVLFIELISGSGPLHKLGIL; from the coding sequence ATGGATAAAATAGGCGTCTTACTAATGAATTTAGGAGGGCCTGAACGCATTACTGATGTAGGCCCATTCTTATACAATCTTTTTTCTGATCCAGAAATAATCAGGACGCCTTTTCCTGTTTTTCAAAAGCCCCTAGCTTGGTTAATTAGTACGCTGAGGAGTACTACTTCACAACAGGCTTATCTTTCTATAGGTGGAGGTTCTCCTATCAGAAGGATAACTGAACAACAAGCGAGAGAATTACAATCTAAATTACGGGATAAAGGACTTAATGCTACTACCTATATTGCCATGAGATATTGGCATCCTTTTACTGAATCAGCAATAGCTGATATGAAAGCCGACGGCATAGATCAAGTTGTTGTAATACCTTTGTATCCACATTTTTCGATAAGTACTAGTGGTTCGAGCTTTAGGGAATTAAAAAAATTGAGGGATGCTGATGATGAATTTAAGAGGGTTCCAATGAGATGTGTTAGGAGTTGGTTCAGTCAATCAGGTTATTTAAAGTCTATGGTTGAATTAATTTCTGAACAAATTTCACTTTGTGAATTGCCTTCAAAAGCGCATATATTTTTTACTGCTCATGGAGTTCCTAAGAGTTACGTAGAGGAAGCTGGAGACCCTTACAAACAACAAATTGAAGATTGTTCTCTCTTAATAATAAATGAGCTGGAAAAATGTTTAGGACATACTAACCCTCATACACTTTCTTATCAAAGTAGAGTTGGTCCTGTTGAATGGTTGAAGCCTTATACAGAAGAAGTGTTAGCTGATCTTGGAAGATCAAATGTTAATGATCTGATTGTGGTTCCAATAAGTTTTGTTGGAGAGCATATTGAAACATTGCAAGAAATTGATATTGAATATAAAGAAATTGCTGAAAAGGCTGGTATTAAAAACTTTCGGAGAGTTAAAGCTTTAAATACTCATCCTACTTTTATTGAAGGTCTAAGTGATCTCGTGATTTCCTGTTTGGAAGGGCCTCAAGTTAATTTAGAGGAGGCTTCTAAGTTGCCTGAAAAAGTTAAACTTTATCCCCAAGAAAAGTGGCAATGGGGTTGGAATAATAGTTCAGAGGTGTGGAACGGAAGGGTGGCAATGATTATTTTTCTTGTGCTTTTTATTGAACTTATTTCAGGCTCTGGACCTCTACATAAACTTGGCATTTTATAA
- the ilvB gene encoding biosynthetic-type acetolactate synthase large subunit: MTLTSRSFSKGSSKHENPVWITGADALMDSLKIHGVKVIFGYPGGAILPIYDAVHKAEQEGWLKHYMVRHEQGGSHAADGYARSTGEVGVCFGTSGPGATNLVTGIATAQMDSVPLVVVTGQVPRPAIGTDAFQETDIFGITLPIVKHSWVIRNPSDIAKVVSEAFFIASSGRPGPVLIDIPKDVGQEFFNYQRVLPGEIIPKGFKRNGDINDFDINKAIKLIEDSERPLLYVGGGAISSGAHDEIRTLAKNYQIPVTTTLMGKGAFDEKDNLSVGMLGMHGTAYANFAVTECDLLIAVGARFDDRVTGKLDTFAPNAKVIHIDIDPAEVNKNRRVDVAIVSDVSKAILKINEQSLKNKFTCRTKNWLEKIDFWKNKHPLYDPPKEGEIYPQEVLLKVRELSPEAYVTTDVGQHQMWAAQYLRNSPRKWISSAGLGTMGFGLPAAIGVKAALPNSDVICIAGDASVLMNIQELGTLSQYGLKVKLIIINNRWQGMVRQWQESFYDERYSSSDMSCGEPDFVKLAESFGVKGYLISDRKQLQNELKSALDHDGPALINILVRRGENCYPMVPPGKSNAQMVGYVNCED; this comes from the coding sequence GTGACTCTTACTTCGAGATCCTTTTCAAAGGGTAGTTCAAAACATGAAAATCCAGTTTGGATAACTGGTGCAGATGCACTAATGGATTCTTTAAAAATTCATGGGGTAAAAGTTATATTTGGATATCCTGGTGGAGCCATACTACCTATATATGACGCTGTTCATAAGGCGGAACAAGAAGGTTGGTTAAAGCATTACATGGTAAGGCATGAACAAGGTGGTTCCCATGCCGCTGATGGATATGCAAGATCTACTGGTGAAGTAGGAGTATGTTTTGGTACCTCAGGTCCAGGTGCGACAAATTTGGTAACTGGAATTGCAACTGCTCAAATGGATTCAGTCCCCCTAGTTGTAGTTACAGGCCAAGTCCCAAGACCTGCTATAGGGACAGACGCTTTTCAAGAAACTGATATTTTTGGTATAACTCTTCCAATAGTGAAACATTCATGGGTAATAAGAAATCCTTCAGATATCGCGAAAGTAGTTTCGGAAGCTTTTTTCATAGCCTCCTCTGGTAGACCTGGACCTGTTTTAATTGATATACCCAAAGATGTAGGTCAGGAGTTCTTTAATTACCAAAGAGTTTTGCCTGGTGAGATTATTCCTAAAGGATTTAAAAGGAACGGAGATATTAATGATTTCGATATTAATAAAGCAATTAAACTTATAGAAGATTCTGAAAGACCTCTTTTATATGTGGGAGGTGGGGCAATATCTTCAGGAGCTCATGATGAAATAAGAACTTTGGCAAAGAATTATCAAATACCCGTAACTACAACCTTAATGGGTAAGGGCGCTTTTGATGAAAAAGACAATTTATCAGTAGGGATGTTGGGAATGCACGGAACTGCTTACGCAAATTTTGCTGTTACAGAATGTGATCTTTTAATTGCTGTTGGAGCTAGATTCGATGATAGGGTTACAGGAAAATTAGATACTTTTGCGCCTAATGCAAAGGTAATTCATATAGATATTGACCCAGCAGAAGTTAATAAAAATAGACGCGTAGATGTTGCAATTGTTTCTGATGTTTCAAAAGCTATTCTAAAAATTAATGAGCAATCTCTAAAAAATAAATTTACTTGTCGGACGAAAAACTGGTTAGAAAAAATTGATTTTTGGAAAAATAAACACCCTTTATATGACCCGCCTAAAGAAGGAGAAATTTATCCACAGGAAGTTCTTTTAAAAGTGAGGGAACTTTCACCAGAAGCTTATGTCACTACAGATGTAGGACAACATCAAATGTGGGCTGCTCAATATCTTAGGAATTCTCCAAGAAAATGGATTAGTAGTGCAGGCTTAGGAACTATGGGTTTTGGATTGCCAGCGGCAATTGGAGTAAAAGCAGCCTTACCTAATTCAGATGTAATTTGTATTGCAGGAGATGCAAGTGTATTAATGAATATTCAAGAATTAGGCACTTTATCTCAATATGGTCTAAAGGTGAAATTGATTATTATCAATAATCGCTGGCAAGGGATGGTAAGACAATGGCAGGAAAGTTTCTACGATGAAAGATATTCCTCATCTGATATGAGTTGTGGTGAACCTGATTTTGTAAAACTTGCTGAATCTTTTGGAGTTAAAGGATACTTAATTTCTGATAGAAAACAATTACAGAATGAATTAAAAAGTGCGCTTGATCATGATGGCCCTGCCTTAATTAATATTCTTGTCAGAAGAGGTGAAAATTGTTATCCAATGGTTCCTCCTGGTAAAAGTAATGCTCAAATGGTTGGATATGTTAATTGTGAAGATTAA
- the pgeF gene encoding peptidoglycan editing factor PgeF, which translates to MPYKEIYFSKDEIYIQNKKFEYYSSPILSQNNFKHAYFTKSCSEKFLQLLGNHFKENSINCVSNQMHSNVIVFGSHSHKGTKTDADGLFGNKCSQNLWVYTADCMPIFFADKRTRNVAILHCGRKGLEKKIIKNLVKIFDTFGTSRDDLLVAIGPAISKEHYLVDKMTLKEFYRKAENKNITVKLTKTKKDLSFSDSNHIKEQNLDQLDLKRSAYKQLLNENIPHTNIDISNLCTYKFNNEFYSWRRSKTISRQWNLICS; encoded by the coding sequence ATTCCTTACAAAGAAATATATTTCTCAAAAGATGAAATTTATATTCAAAACAAAAAATTTGAGTATTATTCATCACCTATTCTTAGTCAAAATAATTTCAAACATGCATACTTCACGAAGTCTTGCTCTGAGAAATTTCTTCAATTATTAGGGAATCACTTTAAAGAAAATTCAATAAATTGTGTTTCCAATCAAATGCACAGCAATGTGATAGTGTTTGGATCTCATTCGCACAAAGGAACCAAGACTGATGCAGATGGTCTTTTTGGCAATAAATGCAGTCAAAACTTATGGGTTTACACAGCTGATTGTATGCCAATATTCTTTGCAGATAAAAGAACAAGAAATGTAGCAATCTTGCATTGTGGAAGAAAAGGTTTAGAAAAAAAAATAATAAAAAATCTGGTAAAAATTTTCGATACTTTTGGGACATCTAGAGATGACTTACTTGTTGCAATAGGACCAGCGATTTCTAAGGAACATTATCTAGTTGATAAAATGACACTCAAAGAATTTTATAGAAAGGCCGAAAACAAAAACATAACTGTCAAATTGACTAAAACTAAAAAAGATCTTAGTTTTAGTGATTCAAATCACATCAAAGAGCAAAACTTAGATCAACTTGATCTAAAAAGATCTGCCTATAAACAACTTTTAAATGAGAACATCCCTCATACAAATATAGACATCTCAAATTTATGCACATACAAATTCAATAATGAATTTTATTCCTGGAGAAGGAGCAAAACAATCTCGAGACAATGGAATCTTATTTGCTCATAA
- a CDS encoding Tab2 family RNA-binding protein, producing the protein MNSNKKIESSLKLKISDWELDFYSRPIIESNGKKRWELIICSTRSYKTEDVFLWNKKCPANEVNSVWLTKALNEAISEAKKQGWEKPSIVRFWRSSMKSIIKRSLEAVSIEAIVSRRTFNLLDRIEFLEKEIYPKEKGYVRGVLAPTFTSKMENPPTPLPEAVRGDALTISEISIGELKSAENWPMEFGDIFPIQQNVNDNYLVPGLRLFSKDRSLALSAWFSCLEPIKLVVNKNQLILEAAEDDKWLVTDLPEKDANILNTKFLENKKNSFGYQFISIQSTPYIEKFAGFWILRDIELIS; encoded by the coding sequence ATGAACAGTAATAAAAAAATTGAGTCAAGTCTTAAATTAAAAATTTCAGATTGGGAATTAGACTTTTACTCAAGACCAATTATTGAATCAAATGGAAAAAAAAGGTGGGAATTAATTATTTGCTCTACGAGAAGTTATAAGACAGAAGATGTTTTTCTTTGGAATAAAAAGTGCCCTGCTAATGAAGTTAATTCAGTTTGGCTTACAAAGGCACTAAATGAAGCAATAAGTGAGGCAAAAAAACAAGGGTGGGAGAAACCTTCTATAGTTCGATTCTGGAGGTCGTCAATGAAGTCGATCATTAAGAGATCTCTGGAGGCCGTAAGTATTGAGGCTATTGTAAGCAGAAGAACTTTCAATTTATTAGATAGAATCGAATTTCTTGAAAAAGAGATTTATCCAAAGGAAAAAGGTTATGTAAGAGGTGTACTAGCTCCTACTTTTACTTCTAAAATGGAAAACCCTCCTACACCTCTACCAGAAGCAGTCAGGGGTGATGCTTTAACTATATCTGAAATATCAATTGGCGAATTAAAATCAGCAGAAAATTGGCCCATGGAATTTGGAGATATTTTCCCAATTCAGCAAAATGTTAATGATAATTACTTAGTTCCAGGATTAAGACTTTTTAGCAAAGATAGATCTTTAGCACTTTCTGCATGGTTTAGTTGTTTAGAACCTATTAAATTAGTCGTAAATAAGAACCAACTCATACTTGAAGCTGCAGAAGATGATAAGTGGCTGGTAACTGATTTACCAGAAAAAGATGCAAACATTTTGAATACAAAGTTTTTGGAGAATAAAAAAAATTCTTTTGGCTATCAATTTATTTCAATACAGTCAACGCCGTATATCGAAAAATTTGCAGGATTCTGGATCTTAAGAGATATTGAATTAATTTCATAA
- a CDS encoding S1 RNA-binding domain-containing protein, translating to MGASNKNAQDNIQPKGNKKPLQVLHISKKDSQEINNEQNNSQEDIKKENIAIKPQIIKDNSVKEIEDSNEKTKDFDISQQDLTQQDLNRPLNFSEQKIDFQLERTVDEFDFDESAFLEALNANEPIGATGETISGKVIAIESDGLYVDIGGKAPGYMPKKECGLGVITNFKEKFSIGLEMEVLVIKEQNADGMVTVSARALILRQSWEKVSNSAKNGELINVLINGFNRGGLTCDVDGLRGFIPRSQLEDGQDYQSFVGKNLKVAFLEVNPESRKLVLSEKKASLVSKLTSLELGQLIEGEVLAVKPYGFFIDLGGASGLLHQSSLTNGSIRSLREVFREGEVIKALISEIDLEKGRIGLNTALLENSAGELIIDKQKVMQEATERALKTKALFDKKEQDK from the coding sequence ATGGGAGCAAGTAATAAAAATGCCCAAGATAATATCCAACCAAAGGGCAATAAAAAACCTCTTCAGGTACTTCACATAAGCAAGAAAGATTCTCAAGAGATAAATAATGAGCAAAACAATTCGCAAGAAGATATAAAAAAAGAAAATATTGCAATCAAACCTCAAATCATTAAAGATAATTCAGTAAAAGAAATTGAGGACAGTAATGAAAAGACTAAGGATTTTGATATTTCTCAACAAGATTTAACTCAACAAGATTTAAATAGACCGCTTAATTTTTCTGAGCAAAAAATAGATTTTCAATTAGAAAGAACAGTTGATGAATTCGATTTTGATGAAAGTGCTTTTTTGGAGGCTTTAAATGCAAATGAGCCAATTGGGGCTACTGGAGAAACAATTTCAGGTAAGGTTATAGCAATCGAAAGTGATGGATTATATGTTGACATTGGCGGAAAGGCACCTGGTTATATGCCCAAAAAAGAATGTGGTTTGGGTGTCATAACTAACTTTAAAGAAAAGTTTTCTATAGGCCTTGAAATGGAAGTTTTGGTTATCAAAGAACAAAATGCTGATGGAATGGTAACAGTGAGCGCTCGGGCATTAATTCTCAGGCAAAGTTGGGAGAAAGTATCAAATTCCGCAAAAAATGGAGAATTAATTAACGTTTTAATTAATGGATTTAACAGAGGTGGGCTTACTTGTGACGTAGATGGATTAAGAGGATTTATCCCCAGATCCCAACTTGAAGATGGTCAAGATTATCAATCTTTTGTTGGCAAAAATCTAAAAGTGGCGTTTCTTGAGGTTAATCCAGAATCCAGAAAATTAGTTCTCTCTGAGAAGAAAGCATCATTAGTCTCTAAACTTACAAGTCTTGAATTAGGTCAATTAATTGAAGGAGAAGTTTTAGCTGTAAAACCATATGGCTTTTTTATTGATTTAGGGGGAGCTAGTGGACTTCTTCATCAATCCTCACTAACAAATGGATCGATTCGTTCTTTACGAGAAGTTTTTAGAGAAGGGGAAGTTATAAAAGCTTTGATATCTGAAATAGACCTCGAAAAAGGGCGCATTGGTCTCAATACAGCACTCCTAGAAAACTCTGCGGGAGAATTAATTATTGATAAGCAAAAAGTTATGCAAGAAGCCACAGAGAGAGCACTAAAAACTAAAGCACTCTTCGATAAAAAAGAACAAGATAAATGA
- a CDS encoding creatininase family protein: MNFKPISNKFEYLNWQEIESIATEKRSTVIWPFGAVEQHGPHLPLATDSIFVDDIISEVFKLLPADIPLKKLPTQYIGFSPEHKGFAGTISLSSNLITSMIKEVGGQLSEMGFKRLILINGHGGQISLLNTAARELRSFSPEMAVFPCFLWSGVNGLSQLLTKTEIENGLHASLAETSLMLALKPELVGNERPNEGIKGQIPEGWSLEGNAPTAWLTDDFSKSGVIGDSRGANESLGKNLKELLINHWFKLIMNLMQSDWPNNS; this comes from the coding sequence ATGAACTTTAAACCAATATCTAATAAATTTGAATATTTAAATTGGCAAGAAATTGAGAGTATTGCAACAGAAAAAAGATCAACAGTGATTTGGCCATTTGGTGCTGTAGAGCAACATGGACCTCATTTGCCTCTTGCTACAGATAGTATTTTTGTTGATGATATCATTAGCGAAGTTTTTAAATTATTACCTGCCGATATTCCATTAAAAAAACTTCCAACTCAATATATTGGGTTTTCGCCAGAACATAAAGGTTTTGCTGGGACAATTTCACTTTCCTCAAATTTAATAACCTCAATGATTAAGGAAGTCGGAGGTCAATTATCTGAAATGGGTTTTAAAAGATTGATATTAATAAATGGACATGGAGGTCAAATCTCACTACTAAATACAGCGGCAAGAGAGCTAAGAAGTTTCTCACCAGAGATGGCAGTTTTCCCTTGTTTCCTATGGAGTGGTGTTAATGGATTAAGTCAATTGTTAACAAAAACTGAGATCGAGAATGGGCTTCATGCCTCTTTAGCTGAAACAAGTTTGATGCTCGCTTTAAAACCAGAATTAGTGGGTAATGAACGCCCAAATGAGGGCATTAAAGGACAGATCCCAGAAGGCTGGAGTCTAGAGGGGAACGCGCCAACTGCTTGGCTTACTGACGACTTCAGTAAATCAGGTGTTATTGGAGATAGTAGAGGAGCAAATGAGTCTTTAGGAAAAAATTTAAAGGAATTATTGATTAATCATTGGTTCAAATTGATTATGAATCTGATGCAATCAGATTGGCCAAACAATTCTTAA
- a CDS encoding aldehyde oxygenase (deformylating): MQTLESNKKTIEESINPISLDLPDFTTDSYKDAYSRINAIVIEGEQEAHDNYISIATLIPNEVEELTKLARMEMKHKKGFTACGRNLGVVADMDFAKKFFSKLHGNFQVALEKGNLTTCLLIQAILIEAFAISAYNVYIRVADPFAKKITEGVVKDEYLHLNYGQEWLKENLSTCKEELMEANKVNLPLIKKMLDEVADDASVLAMDKEELMEEFMIAYQDTLMEIGLDNREIARMAMAAIV; encoded by the coding sequence ATGCAAACTCTAGAATCAAATAAAAAAACTATTGAAGAATCGATTAATCCGATTTCTCTAGATTTACCCGACTTCACCACAGATTCTTATAAGGATGCATACAGCAGAATAAATGCAATTGTTATAGAGGGAGAGCAAGAGGCTCATGATAATTACATTTCAATAGCAACTTTAATTCCAAATGAGGTAGAGGAATTAACGAAATTGGCGAGAATGGAAATGAAGCATAAAAAAGGCTTCACTGCATGTGGAAGAAATTTAGGTGTAGTAGCTGATATGGATTTTGCTAAAAAATTCTTTTCTAAATTACATGGTAATTTTCAAGTTGCTCTTGAAAAAGGAAATTTAACAACATGTCTTTTAATACAAGCCATCTTAATTGAAGCATTTGCAATTTCTGCTTATAACGTGTACATAAGAGTTGCGGATCCTTTCGCAAAAAAAATAACAGAGGGAGTGGTTAAAGATGAATATCTTCATTTAAATTACGGCCAAGAGTGGCTTAAAGAGAATCTATCAACTTGTAAAGAGGAATTAATGGAAGCTAATAAGGTTAATCTTCCGTTAATTAAAAAGATGTTAGATGAAGTAGCAGATGACGCATCAGTTTTAGCTATGGACAAAGAAGAATTAATGGAAGAATTTATGATTGCTTATCAAGATACATTAATGGAAATAGGTCTAGATAATAGAGAAATTGCAAGAATGGCTATGGCCGCTATCGTCTAG
- a CDS encoding long-chain acyl-[acyl-carrier-protein] reductase encodes MFGLIGHSTSFEDAKRKASMLGFDHIADGDLDVWCTAPPQLVENVEVKSATGISIEGSYIDSCFVPEMLSRFKTARRKVLNAMELAQKKGINITALGGFTSIIFENFNLLQHKQIRNTSLEWERFTTGNTHTAWVICKQLEINAPRIGIDLKKATVAVIGATGDIGSAVCRWLINKTGISELLMVARQQEPLALLQKELDGGTITSLDEALPQADIVVWVASMPKTIEINTDNLQKPCLMIDGGYPKNLDEKFQGENIYVLKGGIVEFFNDIGWNMMELAEMQNPQREMFACFAEAMILEFEKCHTNFSWGRNNISLEKMEFIGAASLKHGFSAIGLDKQPKVLTV; translated from the coding sequence ATGTTTGGGTTAATAGGCCACTCAACCAGTTTTGAAGATGCAAAAAGAAAAGCTTCGATGCTAGGCTTTGATCACATTGCTGATGGCGACTTGGATGTTTGGTGTACTGCTCCTCCTCAGCTTGTTGAAAATGTAGAAGTTAAGAGTGCAACTGGAATATCTATTGAAGGTTCTTATATAGATTCTTGCTTTGTTCCAGAAATGCTTTCTAGGTTTAAAACCGCTAGAAGAAAAGTACTAAATGCTATGGAACTAGCTCAGAAAAAAGGGATTAATATTACAGCTTTAGGAGGATTTACTTCTATTATTTTTGAGAATTTTAATCTTCTACAGCATAAACAAATTAGAAATACTTCATTAGAGTGGGAAAGATTTACTACTGGCAATACTCATACCGCCTGGGTTATTTGTAAGCAACTAGAAATAAATGCTCCTCGCATTGGGATAGACCTTAAAAAAGCAACTGTTGCTGTAATTGGTGCTACAGGTGATATTGGTAGCGCTGTTTGTAGGTGGCTTATCAATAAAACTGGGATTTCAGAACTCCTTATGGTAGCAAGACAACAAGAACCTCTAGCGCTGTTACAAAAAGAATTAGATGGTGGCACCATAACAAGTTTGGATGAGGCATTGCCTCAGGCGGACATTGTTGTGTGGGTTGCAAGTATGCCTAAAACTATTGAAATTAATACTGACAACTTACAAAAACCATGTTTAATGATTGATGGTGGATATCCCAAAAATCTTGATGAGAAATTTCAGGGTGAAAATATTTATGTTTTAAAAGGAGGTATAGTAGAGTTTTTCAATGATATTGGTTGGAATATGATGGAACTTGCGGAAATGCAAAACCCTCAGCGAGAGATGTTTGCTTGCTTTGCAGAAGCTATGATTTTAGAATTTGAGAAGTGTCATACAAACTTTAGTTGGGGAAGAAATAACATTTCCCTTGAAAAGATGGAATTTATTGGAGCAGCTTCTTTAAAGCATGGTTTTTCCGCCATTGGACTTGATAAGCAGCCTAAAGTATTAACTGTCTAA
- a CDS encoding acetyl-CoA carboxylase carboxyltransferase subunit alpha: MAKRYLLDFEKPLVELEKQIEQIKELARDSEVDVSQQLLQLETLAARRREEIFKSLTPAQKIQVARHPQRPSTLDFVQMFCDDWIELHGDRNGGDDMALIGGIGSINNRPVLMLGHQKGRDTKENVVRNFGMAKPGGYRKALRLMQHANRFALPILTFIDTPGAYAGLKAEEQGQGEAIARNLREMFGLKVPIVATVIGEGGSGGALGIGVADRLLMFEHSVYTVASPEACASILWRDAAKAPEAASALKITGNDLLKLGIIDEVLPEPSGGNNWAPLDAGNTLKEAIEKHLNALLQMPEDQLIEERYKKFRILGKFIEANNIEEIYSEIPQKTE, translated from the coding sequence ATGGCTAAACGTTACCTTCTTGATTTTGAAAAGCCTCTTGTTGAACTTGAGAAGCAGATAGAGCAAATTAAAGAATTAGCTCGAGATTCAGAGGTAGATGTTAGTCAACAGCTTCTACAACTTGAAACCTTAGCTGCTAGAAGAAGAGAAGAAATATTTAAATCTCTCACCCCTGCTCAAAAGATTCAGGTAGCTAGACATCCGCAAAGACCAAGTACTTTAGACTTTGTTCAAATGTTTTGTGATGACTGGATCGAATTACATGGAGACAGAAATGGTGGCGATGATATGGCATTAATTGGGGGGATAGGTTCGATAAATAATAGACCAGTGTTGATGTTAGGGCATCAGAAAGGAAGGGATACAAAAGAAAATGTAGTAAGAAACTTTGGGATGGCAAAACCAGGAGGTTACAGAAAAGCTCTTAGATTAATGCAGCATGCAAATAGATTCGCTTTGCCAATTCTTACATTTATTGATACTCCTGGAGCTTATGCTGGTTTAAAAGCTGAAGAACAAGGTCAAGGTGAAGCAATTGCAAGAAACCTTCGAGAGATGTTTGGCTTGAAAGTTCCAATTGTTGCTACCGTAATTGGAGAAGGAGGTTCAGGAGGCGCACTTGGAATAGGTGTCGCCGATAGGTTACTAATGTTTGAACACAGTGTTTATACGGTTGCTAGTCCAGAAGCATGTGCATCAATTTTGTGGAGAGATGCTGCGAAGGCACCAGAAGCCGCATCGGCACTTAAAATTACAGGCAATGATTTACTTAAATTAGGTATTATAGATGAGGTTTTACCAGAACCTTCTGGTGGGAATAATTGGGCTCCTTTAGATGCTGGTAATACACTAAAAGAGGCTATTGAGAAACATCTGAATGCTCTACTTCAAATGCCTGAAGACCAATTAATTGAGGAAAGATACAAAAAGTTCAGGATTTTAGGTAAATTTATCGAAGCAAATAATATTGAAGAGATTTATAGTGAAATCCCCCAAAAAACCGAATAA